The following are encoded together in the Desulfococcus multivorans genome:
- a CDS encoding phosphatidate cytidylyltransferase, translated as MHLKRWITGLAALPFLVYLIYSGGALFTLFIAAVSVVSLWEYFKILFEDSALSDPPRPGWGIIPSVGIAIAPVMVWTAHTCSMDAVLFALVLHLILCALISLVRFKTNPRIIETVVKSSQGMIYIPLMLAFAVWIRDGVDGMRWVFFILAVVFAGDIGAFYAGTYWGRHKLCPSVSPGKTIEGAVGGLTGNLIVGTIVKLMLFPRLPWAGSLVLFLVLGVVGQIGDLYESEFKRTAGVKDSGSLLPGHGGLLDRIDALLFALPVAYFFIKFIL; from the coding sequence ATGCATTTAAAAAGATGGATCACCGGTCTTGCAGCGCTTCCGTTCCTTGTCTACCTGATCTATTCGGGAGGGGCTCTTTTTACGCTCTTTATCGCCGCCGTGAGTGTCGTCTCGCTGTGGGAGTACTTCAAAATCCTTTTTGAGGATTCGGCGCTGTCCGATCCGCCCAGACCGGGTTGGGGGATCATTCCGAGCGTGGGAATCGCGATCGCGCCGGTCATGGTTTGGACGGCGCATACATGTTCGATGGACGCGGTCCTCTTCGCTCTTGTCCTGCATCTGATCCTATGCGCCCTGATATCTCTGGTGCGGTTCAAGACAAACCCACGAATTATCGAAACCGTCGTGAAGTCGAGTCAGGGGATGATCTACATTCCCCTGATGCTGGCCTTCGCCGTATGGATTCGGGACGGGGTCGACGGCATGCGTTGGGTTTTTTTTATTCTGGCCGTCGTGTTCGCCGGAGATATCGGTGCCTTCTACGCGGGGACTTACTGGGGCCGTCACAAGTTGTGTCCGTCGGTCAGCCCCGGAAAGACCATCGAAGGCGCCGTGGGAGGGTTGACCGGGAACCTGATCGTGGGTACGATCGTCAAGTTGATGCTCTTTCCCCGACTTCCATGGGCCGGCAGCCTCGTGTTATTTCTGGTGCTGGGCGTCGTCGGGCAGATCGGGGATCTCTACGAATCGGAATTCAAGCGCACGGCCGGAGTCAAGGATTCGGGGAGCCTGCTTCCGGGCCACGGCGGCTTGCTGGACCGCATCGATGCACTGCTTTTTGCCCTTCCGGTTGCATATTTTTTTATAAAATTTATATTATGA
- the prmC gene encoding peptide chain release factor N(5)-glutamine methyltransferase has product MPNPKQTEAPPWTILNILKWTTSYFTSHNVENPRASAEILLAHVLGVKRIDLYIRYDQPLIPAELSRFKATIRRRVRREPVAYIVGEREFWSMPIAVTPDVLIPRPETECLVETALATLSSGPGEHQGAPTGILELGTGSGAVVLALAAELKKAVFTATDRSLRAIAVARRNARRFSLEPRIRFFCGDWFACLRPQGLHFDMILSNPPYIPTAEIDRLQPEVARYEPRGALDGGADGLTSIRAIIGRAHHYLRSGGYLLLEIGYDQKADIESLAGEHSTYVQLDFIRDYSGHDRVVRLLRK; this is encoded by the coding sequence ATGCCGAATCCGAAGCAGACCGAAGCGCCGCCGTGGACCATTCTTAACATCCTCAAGTGGACGACGTCTTATTTTACATCCCATAACGTTGAAAACCCCAGGGCCTCTGCGGAGATTCTCCTTGCGCATGTGTTGGGGGTCAAGCGGATTGACCTGTATATTCGGTATGACCAACCCTTGATCCCCGCCGAGCTATCCCGGTTCAAGGCTACGATACGCCGGCGGGTTCGTCGGGAACCGGTCGCTTACATCGTTGGGGAGAGGGAGTTCTGGTCCATGCCCATCGCGGTTACACCGGACGTGCTGATCCCGCGTCCTGAAACCGAGTGCCTGGTTGAGACAGCTCTTGCAACGTTGTCGTCAGGCCCCGGCGAACACCAGGGGGCGCCGACCGGAATTCTCGAACTCGGCACGGGCTCAGGGGCCGTAGTGCTGGCACTGGCGGCCGAACTCAAGAAAGCGGTATTCACCGCAACGGACCGATCCTTAAGAGCGATTGCAGTCGCCCGGCGGAATGCCCGGCGTTTCAGCCTGGAGCCGCGGATCCGTTTTTTTTGCGGCGACTGGTTCGCATGCCTGCGTCCGCAAGGATTGCACTTCGATATGATCCTGTCCAACCCGCCTTATATCCCGACGGCTGAAATCGACCGTCTTCAGCCGGAGGTGGCCCGGTATGAACCCCGCGGCGCGCTGGACGGCGGTGCGGACGGACTGACGTCGATTCGTGCCATCATTGGGCGTGCCCACCACTATCTCAGATCGGGTGGGTATCTTCTGCTCGAGATCGGATATGACCAGAAGGCGGACATCGAGAGCCTGGCGGGAGAGCATTCGACGTACGTTCAACTCGATTTTATCCGGGATTACAGCGGACATGATCGTGTCGTCCGTCTGCTGCGCAAATGA
- the rpsB gene encoding 30S ribosomal protein S2: protein MAYVTMKELLEAGVHFGHQTKRWNPKMKPYIFGARNGIYIIDLQKTVRMFRTAYDFIRDTVADGESILFVGTKKQARDAIYEEANRAEMFYVYNRWLGGMMTNFQTIKQSIDRLNHLNDILNDEEMSNLYTKKERLRLGKERLKLDNNLGGIRNMTRLPGALFIVDPKNEAIAVKEAKRLGIPTIAIVDTNCDPDEIDYIIPGNDDAIRAIRLITSKMADACLEGRELFSEKQMAQAEEIEEDLPEVTVASADLKPGERKVISDGTDGPVVEIIKRTASETTDTDNVDAENVAEGTGE from the coding sequence ATGGCGTATGTTACGATGAAGGAACTGCTGGAGGCAGGCGTTCACTTCGGTCATCAGACCAAACGATGGAACCCGAAAATGAAACCCTATATTTTCGGTGCCAGAAACGGGATCTATATTATAGACCTTCAGAAGACGGTCCGGATGTTCAGGACGGCCTACGACTTTATCCGGGACACGGTTGCCGACGGCGAGTCGATCCTTTTCGTCGGAACGAAGAAACAGGCGCGTGACGCCATATACGAAGAGGCCAACCGCGCTGAAATGTTTTATGTCTACAATCGTTGGTTGGGCGGTATGATGACCAATTTCCAGACCATCAAGCAGAGTATCGATCGCCTGAATCATCTGAACGACATCCTGAACGACGAAGAGATGAGCAATCTCTATACCAAGAAAGAACGGCTTCGACTGGGTAAGGAACGACTCAAACTGGACAACAATTTGGGGGGGATCCGGAACATGACGCGCTTGCCGGGCGCGCTGTTCATCGTGGATCCCAAGAACGAAGCCATCGCCGTGAAGGAAGCGAAGCGTTTGGGCATTCCCACCATCGCCATAGTCGATACCAACTGTGACCCCGACGAGATCGATTACATTATTCCCGGGAATGATGACGCCATCCGGGCCATTCGTCTGATTACGTCCAAAATGGCCGATGCTTGTCTGGAGGGGAGGGAACTCTTTTCGGAGAAACAGATGGCCCAGGCTGAGGAGATCGAGGAAGATCTTCCCGAAGTCACGGTTGCCAGCGCCGATTTGAAGCCGGGAGAGAGAAAAGTGATCTCCGACGGTACCGACGGGCCGGTTGTGGAGATCATCAAGCGAACGGCCTCGGAAACCACCGATACCGATAATGTTGACGCAGAAAATGTTGCAGAGGGCACAGGAGAATAA
- a CDS encoding 1-deoxy-D-xylulose-5-phosphate reductoisomerase encodes MKRLSILGSTGSIGRNVLNIVDMFPERFRVEALTAKDNVQRLARQIEYFRPKIAAVFDGDAADRLKRLLPPEVRVEIFWGEDGYRIAAANEETDMVVAAMMGAAGLSPTLAGISAKKDIALANKETLVMAGSLVMARAAENGVVVRPIDSEHSAIFQSLAGQRREDLAQILLTASGGPFRLTPATELAKIRPEDALKHPNWDMGPKITIDSATLMNKGLEVIEAKWLFGVSEEQIQVVVHPQSIVHSMVAYRDGSVIAQLGIPDMRGAIAYALSWPERLPIQQPAPDFTALGALTFEAPDRVRFPCLDMAFSACEIGGTMPAVLNAANESAVAAFLKKRISFTAIPEVIAWVMDRHVRTDQPSLDDILDADGWARHAASERIMAIGRSMP; translated from the coding sequence ATGAAGCGATTATCCATATTGGGATCTACAGGATCCATCGGCCGCAACGTACTGAACATCGTCGATATGTTTCCGGAGCGCTTTCGGGTGGAGGCTCTTACGGCCAAAGACAACGTCCAACGCCTGGCCCGCCAGATTGAATATTTCCGGCCGAAAATTGCGGCGGTGTTTGACGGCGATGCCGCGGATCGCCTGAAGCGGCTGCTTCCGCCGGAGGTTCGGGTGGAGATTTTCTGGGGGGAGGATGGATACCGGATCGCTGCAGCGAACGAGGAGACCGACATGGTCGTCGCCGCCATGATGGGGGCTGCGGGTCTTTCGCCCACCCTCGCCGGCATTTCCGCCAAAAAAGATATCGCACTGGCCAATAAGGAAACCCTGGTCATGGCCGGATCGCTCGTCATGGCGCGTGCGGCGGAAAACGGCGTGGTCGTCCGGCCCATAGACAGTGAGCACAGCGCCATTTTTCAATCGCTGGCGGGCCAGCGTCGGGAGGATTTGGCCCAGATCCTTCTGACGGCATCCGGCGGACCGTTTCGTCTGACGCCGGCGACGGAGCTTGCGAAGATCAGACCCGAGGATGCCTTGAAACATCCCAATTGGGATATGGGCCCGAAGATCACCATCGATTCGGCGACATTGATGAACAAGGGACTTGAAGTTATCGAAGCCAAATGGCTTTTCGGGGTATCGGAAGAGCAGATCCAGGTCGTTGTCCACCCCCAGAGCATCGTGCACTCCATGGTCGCCTACCGTGACGGGTCGGTGATCGCCCAACTGGGGATTCCCGATATGAGAGGCGCCATCGCCTATGCCTTGTCCTGGCCAGAACGATTGCCGATTCAACAGCCGGCGCCCGATTTCACGGCGTTGGGGGCACTTACCTTCGAAGCCCCGGACAGGGTCAGGTTCCCTTGTCTGGACATGGCCTTCAGTGCGTGCGAGATCGGGGGAACAATGCCGGCGGTCCTGAATGCCGCCAATGAGTCGGCGGTGGCGGCCTTTCTGAAGAAGCGGATTTCTTTCACCGCTATACCTGAAGTGATTGCCTGGGTCATGGATCGGCATGTCCGGACGGATCAACCTTCCCTTGACGACATTCTCGATGCCGACGGGTGGGCGAGGCATGCAGCTTCCGAGCGGATTATGGCAATAGGGAGGTCGATGCCATGA
- a CDS encoding isoprenyl transferase, with translation MSSDDFVIEQGLDPGRMPGHIAMIMDGNGRWAKKRLLNRIKGHEKGADVVREMVRACRKLGISILTLYAFSTENWGRPKTEVGALMLLLRRFLVSEQEELIRSNIRFNTLGRTEHLPDDVQASIHVVKKLTRHNDGMTLNLALSYGGREEITRMVRQIARMVDSGLMTADAITERTVAEHLYTTGMADPDLLIRTSGEMRLSNFLLWQIAYAELFFTRTLWPDFNEAELIRILKDFQSRDRRYGQVD, from the coding sequence TTGAGTTCTGATGATTTTGTGATCGAACAAGGCCTGGACCCGGGAAGAATGCCGGGTCATATCGCCATGATCATGGACGGCAACGGTCGCTGGGCAAAAAAACGGCTGTTGAACCGGATCAAGGGCCACGAAAAGGGAGCGGATGTCGTCCGGGAAATGGTCCGGGCATGCCGGAAACTCGGTATCTCCATTTTGACCCTATACGCTTTTTCCACGGAGAATTGGGGGCGACCCAAGACTGAGGTCGGGGCATTGATGCTGTTGTTGCGGCGATTTCTGGTTTCCGAGCAGGAAGAGCTGATCCGCAGCAATATCCGATTCAACACCCTCGGCCGGACGGAGCATCTTCCGGATGACGTGCAAGCGTCTATCCATGTCGTCAAAAAACTGACCCGGCACAACGACGGCATGACGCTCAATCTGGCGCTCAGCTACGGCGGCCGGGAGGAAATTACCCGCATGGTGAGGCAAATCGCCCGCATGGTCGATTCAGGTCTCATGACGGCCGACGCCATCACCGAGCGTACCGTGGCGGAGCATCTTTACACAACGGGGATGGCGGATCCGGACCTTTTGATTCGGACCAGCGGAGAGATGCGCCTCAGTAATTTCCTCCTATGGCAGATCGCCTATGCCGAACTTTTTTTTACCCGCACCCTGTGGCCGGATTTCAACGAAGCGGAATTGATCCGGATCCTGAAGGATTTTCAGTCCCGAGATCGTCGTTACGGCCAGGTGGATTGA
- a CDS encoding AIR synthase-related protein produces MPYRLEITSRSDIPDPEGQGIRRKAKDYFGIDIADVRIIQVVTIDADLTPDQLTMLQRDLFTNPVTQVSSFDPLPTPFDFTLWVGYRPGVKDNPGATAVEAMADVLGTAFPPEAAVYTSKRYCLTGAALTAEQVDLLAAELLANDIIQQWRVIGKDRWDPRTGIGIIIPKVTLNHTPTLQIVPIDSDAALQQVSDARNLALNPNDIPIIRAYFLRPDVREARSVMGLSDPTDVELEYISQARSDHCNHNTFGGRFRYQAGPDAPVEFVDNLFKTFIQEPTLTLAAKKPWVVSVLWDNAGAGRFDADHYYVITGETHNSPSNMEAYGGAITGIVGVYRDPMGTGKGARLVMGTYGYCVGPRDYDGRLKPRLHPRRLLDGVVEGVRDGGNKSGIPTTFGQVTFHPGYLGKCLVFVTAVGIMPAVVDGEPSDRKTTSPGDLVIMCGGRVGKDGIHGVTASSEVFSEHTPAGHVQIGDPYTQKKMHDFLLEARDEGLIAFITDNGGGGLSSSVGESARYSNGCEIQLEKVPLKYEGLDQWEIWVSESQERMTVAVKPNHIDRFMALSKKHAVESTVIGRYTDTGMLHITYEGETCACVHMDLLTAGFPQWEFDAVWLSPEARGLTEPVLEPPMNYGRLLLDLLARPNICSKEWIIRQYDHEVQGGSVIKPLVGAQRDVPADAAVIRPVLASTKGLAVSQALLPYYSAIDAYHMTACTIDEGVRRLIAVGAGVDHIGGVDNFCWPNIQHHPEKNPDGRFKAAQLVRACRALKDLCLVYGIPLLSGKDSMYVDGHLVGPYGESHKVSALETLQFSTIGVVDDIDLCMTPDSKAPGDRVYVLGETRNEMGASEYYAHLGYLGRNVPRVRPDETLPRYAALADAVADGLPVSIHGVYRGGLGVHLAMVVMGGDLGMEIDMTRIPAEKGLRPDALLFSESAGRFIVTVPSDRCRAFERRLAGTDFACIGTVTESPNLVIRGLDGGTLAVLSVTALKSAWKGTFGELI; encoded by the coding sequence ATGCCGTATCGATTAGAAATCACATCCCGATCCGATATCCCGGATCCGGAAGGCCAAGGCATCCGCCGAAAGGCGAAGGACTATTTCGGCATCGACATTGCGGACGTTCGGATCATCCAGGTCGTCACCATTGATGCCGATCTGACACCCGACCAGCTGACAATGCTTCAAAGGGATCTTTTTACCAATCCCGTCACCCAGGTGTCGTCTTTTGACCCGCTTCCGACGCCGTTCGACTTCACACTGTGGGTCGGCTATCGCCCCGGCGTCAAGGACAATCCCGGCGCCACCGCCGTGGAGGCGATGGCCGATGTGTTGGGGACGGCCTTTCCCCCGGAGGCGGCGGTCTATACCTCCAAGCGCTATTGTCTCACGGGCGCCGCGCTGACCGCCGAGCAGGTGGACCTGCTGGCCGCGGAACTCCTGGCCAACGACATCATCCAACAGTGGCGGGTGATCGGAAAAGATCGCTGGGACCCCAGAACGGGGATCGGCATCATCATCCCCAAGGTCACGTTGAATCATACCCCGACCCTTCAGATCGTCCCCATCGACAGCGATGCAGCCCTTCAACAGGTCAGCGATGCCCGGAATCTCGCGCTCAATCCCAACGATATTCCCATCATCCGCGCCTATTTCCTGAGGCCCGACGTTCGGGAAGCGCGGTCGGTGATGGGCCTTTCGGACCCGACCGACGTTGAGCTCGAGTACATCTCCCAGGCCCGGAGCGATCATTGCAATCACAACACCTTTGGCGGTCGGTTCCGCTATCAGGCCGGTCCTGATGCGCCGGTGGAATTCGTGGACAACCTTTTCAAGACCTTTATCCAGGAGCCGACCCTGACCCTTGCGGCCAAAAAGCCATGGGTTGTTTCCGTACTCTGGGACAACGCCGGCGCCGGCCGGTTTGACGCGGATCATTACTACGTGATCACCGGTGAGACCCACAACTCTCCCTCCAACATGGAGGCCTACGGGGGGGCCATCACCGGCATCGTCGGGGTCTACCGGGATCCCATGGGGACGGGAAAAGGGGCGCGCCTGGTAATGGGCACCTACGGGTATTGTGTCGGCCCGCGGGATTACGACGGCCGCCTGAAGCCCCGCCTTCACCCGCGAAGGCTTCTGGACGGCGTGGTCGAGGGCGTTCGCGACGGCGGAAACAAGAGCGGGATTCCCACGACCTTCGGTCAGGTAACCTTTCATCCCGGGTACCTCGGGAAATGCCTGGTTTTCGTCACTGCCGTGGGCATCATGCCCGCCGTTGTCGACGGGGAGCCGAGTGATCGGAAAACGACGTCCCCCGGCGATCTGGTGATCATGTGCGGCGGCCGGGTGGGTAAGGACGGCATCCACGGCGTCACGGCGTCGTCGGAGGTCTTCTCCGAACATACACCGGCGGGTCACGTCCAGATCGGTGATCCCTACACCCAGAAGAAGATGCACGATTTTCTGCTGGAGGCCCGGGACGAAGGACTCATCGCCTTTATTACCGACAACGGGGGCGGGGGGCTTTCCTCTTCGGTGGGGGAGTCGGCCCGCTACAGCAACGGGTGCGAAATCCAGCTGGAAAAGGTGCCTCTCAAGTACGAGGGCCTCGATCAGTGGGAGATCTGGGTTTCCGAGTCTCAGGAGCGCATGACCGTCGCCGTCAAACCCAATCATATCGACCGGTTCATGGCGCTGTCGAAAAAACACGCCGTCGAGAGTACGGTCATCGGGCGATACACCGATACGGGCATGCTCCACATCACCTACGAGGGGGAAACCTGCGCCTGCGTGCACATGGATCTGCTTACCGCCGGTTTTCCCCAATGGGAATTCGATGCCGTATGGCTCTCCCCGGAAGCGCGGGGTCTGACGGAGCCGGTTCTCGAGCCGCCCATGAACTACGGCCGTCTGCTTCTCGATCTTCTCGCACGACCCAACATCTGTTCAAAGGAGTGGATCATCCGACAGTATGACCACGAGGTGCAAGGGGGGAGTGTCATCAAACCCCTGGTGGGCGCCCAGCGGGATGTGCCCGCCGATGCGGCGGTGATCCGCCCGGTTCTGGCTTCAACGAAAGGGCTTGCCGTTTCCCAGGCCTTGCTGCCGTATTATTCGGCCATCGACGCCTATCACATGACCGCCTGCACCATTGATGAGGGCGTGCGGCGGCTCATTGCCGTCGGCGCCGGTGTCGACCATATCGGCGGCGTCGACAATTTCTGCTGGCCCAACATCCAGCATCATCCGGAAAAGAATCCCGACGGCCGTTTCAAGGCGGCGCAGCTGGTCCGCGCCTGTCGCGCGCTGAAGGATCTCTGTCTGGTCTATGGGATTCCGCTCTTATCGGGAAAGGACAGCATGTATGTCGACGGTCATCTGGTGGGGCCATATGGAGAGAGCCACAAGGTGTCGGCTCTCGAGACGCTTCAGTTTTCCACCATCGGCGTGGTTGACGACATCGACCTGTGCATGACCCCGGACAGCAAGGCGCCCGGAGACCGGGTCTACGTTCTGGGAGAGACCCGGAACGAGATGGGGGCTTCGGAATACTATGCCCACTTGGGTTATTTAGGGCGCAACGTGCCCCGGGTCCGTCCCGACGAGACCCTGCCCCGGTACGCGGCCCTGGCCGATGCCGTGGCCGACGGGCTTCCGGTATCGATTCACGGCGTCTACCGGGGGGGGCTTGGCGTCCATCTGGCCATGGTGGTTATGGGAGGAGATCTGGGTATGGAGATCGACATGACCCGGATCCCCGCTGAAAAGGGATTGCGGCCGGATGCCCTTCTTTTTTCGGAATCGGCGGGACGTTTCATCGTGACGGTGCCGTCCGACCGTTGTCGCGCTTTCGAGCGGCGACTGGCGGGCACCGACTTTGCCTGTATCGGCACGGTGACCGAAAGTCCCAACCTGGTCATCCGGGGGCTGGACGGCGGCACGCTGGCGGTACTCTCGGTGACCGCGCTCAAATCCGCCTGGAAAGGCACCTTTGGAGAATTGATATGA
- the rseP gene encoding RIP metalloprotease RseP, which yields MSTSIVAFIIVLGVLVFFHEIGHFLVARLCGVGVEIFSLGFGPRIVGKTVGRTDYRISAIPLGGFVKMVGEEPDADIDPADMPLSFTHKSVYKRILIVAAGPMFNLILALLIFFGIFLVSGTYVLEPVVGSVAEGAPAQVSGLREGDRITAIDGRPIATWEEMAEAITKSRGKALSVSFQRGDEGRTVTITPQTTTMKNFFGEETERYIIGITSGGVVHQRDLTPGQAVVESFAKTYEITRLTVLSIVKLIQGVVSTKTLGGPIMIAQMAGEQAREGATNLVFFIALLSINLGILNFLPIPVLDGGHLVFFFIEAVTGKPVNRRVREVAQQAGIFVLLLLMIFVFYNDLSRIFATS from the coding sequence ATGAGTACAAGTATTGTCGCGTTCATCATCGTGTTGGGCGTACTGGTTTTTTTTCACGAAATAGGACATTTTCTCGTCGCCCGACTGTGCGGCGTTGGCGTGGAGATTTTCTCTCTGGGGTTCGGCCCCCGGATCGTGGGGAAAACTGTCGGCCGCACCGATTATCGCATCTCGGCCATTCCACTGGGCGGTTTCGTAAAGATGGTGGGTGAGGAGCCTGACGCCGATATCGATCCGGCCGACATGCCGCTGTCGTTCACCCATAAGTCGGTCTATAAGCGGATCCTGATCGTTGCCGCCGGCCCCATGTTCAACCTCATTCTCGCCCTTCTGATTTTTTTCGGCATCTTCCTGGTTTCCGGTACGTATGTCCTGGAACCGGTGGTGGGCTCCGTCGCCGAAGGCGCCCCGGCCCAGGTGTCGGGCCTCCGGGAGGGAGACCGCATCACCGCCATTGACGGCCGGCCCATCGCGACATGGGAAGAAATGGCCGAGGCCATCACGAAGAGCCGTGGAAAGGCGTTGTCGGTAAGTTTCCAACGGGGTGACGAAGGCCGGACCGTGACCATAACCCCCCAGACGACCACCATGAAAAATTTTTTTGGCGAGGAGACCGAGCGGTACATTATCGGCATCACCTCCGGCGGGGTTGTGCATCAACGGGACCTGACCCCTGGACAAGCTGTTGTCGAAAGTTTCGCCAAGACGTACGAGATCACCCGCCTCACCGTTCTCAGCATCGTCAAGCTTATCCAGGGCGTCGTCTCCACCAAGACCCTGGGCGGGCCGATCATGATCGCCCAGATGGCCGGAGAACAGGCGCGGGAAGGAGCCACCAATCTGGTCTTCTTCATTGCCCTTTTGAGCATCAATCTCGGCATCCTCAATTTCCTCCCTATTCCGGTGCTAGACGGCGGACACCTCGTCTTTTTCTTTATCGAGGCCGTGACGGGCAAGCCCGTCAACCGACGGGTGAGGGAGGTGGCACAGCAGGCCGGCATTTTTGTCCTGCTCCTGTTGATGATATTTGTCTTCTACAACGACCTTTCCCGGATTTTTGCAACGAGTTGA
- the frr gene encoding ribosome recycling factor, which translates to MLESTYQETRERMKKSIEALKADLKRVRTGRASLSLLDGIRADYYGTLTPLAQMASLSVPESRMITIQPWDVTAIKEIEKAILKSDLGLTPTNDGKMIRITIPPLTEQRRKELVKIVNKTCEEAKVAIRNIRRDANELIKGFKKDGDISEDDAFKAQDQIQKITDEFVRNVDEIYKDKEKEILEF; encoded by the coding sequence ATGCTTGAGTCAACCTACCAGGAAACCCGAGAGCGGATGAAAAAATCCATCGAGGCTCTCAAAGCAGATCTGAAGCGGGTCCGCACCGGTCGTGCGTCTCTGTCGCTCCTCGACGGTATAAGGGCGGACTATTACGGTACCCTTACACCCTTGGCCCAAATGGCGTCCCTTTCGGTACCCGAAAGCAGAATGATCACCATCCAGCCGTGGGATGTCACCGCCATCAAGGAGATCGAGAAAGCGATCCTGAAATCCGATCTGGGACTCACCCCTACAAACGACGGCAAGATGATCCGCATCACCATTCCTCCTCTTACCGAACAACGGCGGAAAGAATTGGTCAAAATTGTCAACAAGACCTGTGAAGAGGCCAAGGTCGCCATTCGCAATATTCGAAGAGACGCCAACGAGCTGATCAAGGGATTCAAAAAAGACGGAGATATCTCAGAGGATGATGCCTTCAAGGCCCAGGATCAGATTCAGAAGATCACCGACGAATTCGTCAGGAATGTCGACGAAATTTACAAGGACAAAGAGAAAGAGATCCTTGAGTTCTGA
- the pyrH gene encoding UMP kinase produces the protein MTTPRYKRILLKLSGEALMGDQGFGISPSMIKYVAREIRSITDIGCEVAVVVGGGNIFRGIAASSYNMDRASADHMGMLATVINSLALQDALEHSGVQTRVQTAISMHEVAEPYILRRAVRHLEKGRVVIFAAGTGNPYFTTDTAAVLRAQEIHAEMLMKATKVDGLYDSDPAINENAAFIKHISYMSVLERQLKVMDMTAISLAMDNDLPLVVFNLSDEGSMLRVVCGESVGSRIDNVTDGKNRVDRTAAVSESYH, from the coding sequence TTGACGACGCCAAGATACAAACGAATCCTGCTGAAATTGAGCGGCGAAGCCCTGATGGGCGATCAGGGCTTCGGCATTTCTCCGTCGATGATCAAGTACGTTGCCCGTGAAATCCGATCGATTACCGACATCGGGTGCGAGGTGGCCGTCGTCGTCGGCGGCGGAAACATCTTCAGGGGGATTGCCGCCAGCTCCTACAATATGGACCGCGCCTCAGCCGACCATATGGGGATGCTGGCCACGGTCATCAATAGCCTGGCCCTTCAGGACGCCCTTGAACATTCAGGGGTCCAGACCCGAGTCCAGACCGCCATTTCAATGCACGAGGTGGCTGAACCCTACATCCTGAGACGCGCGGTCCGGCATCTGGAGAAAGGGCGTGTCGTCATCTTCGCCGCCGGTACGGGAAATCCCTATTTTACCACGGACACAGCGGCCGTTCTGAGGGCTCAGGAGATTCACGCCGAAATGTTGATGAAGGCGACCAAGGTCGACGGGCTGTACGATTCGGATCCGGCAATCAACGAAAATGCCGCCTTCATTAAGCACATCAGTTATATGTCCGTGTTGGAGCGGCAACTCAAGGTGATGGATATGACCGCCATCTCACTGGCTATGGATAACGATCTTCCCTTGGTGGTCTTCAATCTGAGCGACGAGGGCAGCATGTTGCGTGTTGTCTGCGGCGAATCCGTCGGATCGAGAATCGACAATGTCACAGACGGTAAAAACCGCGTCGATCGAACGGCGGCCGTTTCCGAAAGTTATCATTGA
- the tsf gene encoding translation elongation factor Ts: MAEISAAMVKQLRERTGAGIMDCKEALGECGADMDKAVDFLRKKGLATAQKRAGRAMSEGVIEAYIHMGGKMGVMVEVNCETDFVAKTDDFKTFARNIAMHIAATNPAGIVPDDVPADLLAREKEIYRAQALETGKPESVVEKIIEGKLAKFLKDVCLMNQAYVKNPEVTVADYLNEVIAKTGENIVIKRFARFQLGE, translated from the coding sequence ATGGCAGAGATCAGCGCAGCAATGGTGAAGCAGCTCCGTGAAAGAACCGGAGCCGGTATTATGGACTGTAAGGAGGCCCTTGGCGAGTGCGGTGCCGATATGGACAAAGCCGTCGACTTTTTGCGCAAAAAAGGACTGGCTACGGCTCAGAAAAGGGCGGGTCGCGCCATGAGTGAAGGCGTCATCGAAGCGTATATTCACATGGGCGGCAAGATGGGCGTCATGGTCGAGGTCAACTGCGAGACCGACTTCGTGGCGAAAACCGATGACTTCAAGACGTTTGCCAGAAATATCGCTATGCATATCGCCGCCACCAACCCGGCAGGCATTGTTCCCGACGACGTCCCCGCGGACCTGCTGGCTCGGGAGAAGGAGATCTACCGCGCCCAGGCTCTGGAAACCGGAAAACCCGAATCGGTCGTGGAAAAGATCATTGAAGGAAAACTCGCCAAGTTCCTCAAGGACGTCTGCCTCATGAATCAGGCCTATGTAAAAAATCCCGAGGTCACCGTTGCCGATTATCTCAACGAGGTGATCGCGAAGACCGGTGAGAATATTGTCATCAAACGATTTGCCCGATTTCAATTGGGGGAATAA